CGTTGCGGGAGGGCGCCGCCGCGGGCACGGCCGCCGCGGGTGCGCGCCGCGAGCCGCCGGTGTGGGTGTTCGAGCTGGGTCTGCTGCTTGCGGCCATCATCTGGGGAGGCGCGTTCGTGGTCCTGAAGGACACGCTGGACGCCATGACCCCCATCTGGATCATCGCGGTGCGCTTCTGCCTGGCGACGCTCGTGATGATCGTCGTCTTCCACCGCAGGCTCGCGCGCTACCTGGACGCGAGCCACGTGCTGGCCGGCGTGGTGATTGGCCTTCCGGAGGCCATCGCGTTCATCATCCAGAACGTGGGCCTCGCGGGCACCACCCCGGGGCGCAACGCGTTCCTCACGGCGACGTACTGCGTGATGGTGCCGTTTTTGAACTGGGCGTTCCTGCGCAGGCGGCCCGGCGCCAACAGCGTGGTGGCCGCGCTTTTGTGCCTGACGGGCGTGGGCTTTCTGGCGCTTTCCGGCGAGCGCGGCTTTGGCCTGGGGTTTGGCGACGTGGTGACGCTGGTTTCGTCCCTGTTCTTCGCGCTCAACATCGTGGCCGTGGGCCGCTTTGGGCGCGCGCACGACGCCATGGTCATCACGACAGTGATGTTTGCACTCGCGGCCGTGCTGTGCACCGCCGTGGCGCTGGCGGCGGAGCCCCTGCCGAGCTTCGCCGCGCTGACGCCGCGCTTCTGGGGGTGCATGGCGTACGTGGTGCTGGGCTCGACCGTG
This sequence is a window from Parafannyhessea umbonata. Protein-coding genes within it:
- a CDS encoding DMT family transporter — its product is MSREEVRKCAQEPLREGAAAGTAAAGARREPPVWVFELGLLLAAIIWGGAFVVLKDTLDAMTPIWIIAVRFCLATLVMIVVFHRRLARYLDASHVLAGVVIGLPEAIAFIIQNVGLAGTTPGRNAFLTATYCVMVPFLNWAFLRRRPGANSVVAALLCLTGVGFLALSGERGFGLGFGDVVTLVSSLFFALNIVAVGRFGRAHDAMVITTVMFALAAVLCTAVALAAEPLPSFAALTPRFWGCMAYVVLGSTVAALLLQNVGQRHVPPAQAALLLSLESVFAVLFSIVFYGERVTPPLMAGFALIFVAITVSQFGLGPLARAKVRD